A window of Nocardia arthritidis genomic DNA:
TCGATAGGTCTGTTTACGGAGTTCCAGATAGACCATGATCTCGGCGTGCCGCACCTGCGCCAGCCTGCGCAGCCGGTCCGATACCAGCTCGAGCAGCGCCGCGTCGTCGGCGCACACCGCCTCGCAGAGGATGTCGTAGCGTCCGGCGCATTCCACCACGTAGGTGATCTCGTCCATCGCGGCGAGCGCGTCGGCCACCGGCCGCAGCGGGCCGTCCACCGTGATCGCGATCATCGCCTGCCGAAATAGCCCGACCTGCAAGGGATCCGAGACCGCGACGATCTGGATGACGCCCGCGTCGGACAGCCGCTGCACCCGCTGCCGCACGGCCGCCTCGGACAGACCGACGGCCTTGCCGATGGTGGCGTACGGCCGTCGGCCGTCCTCCTGCAGCTGGGCGATGATCCGCTTGGAGATCTCGTCGAGCATCGGGCGGGCCTGGCGGTTGATTTCCTGGTCGGTCACGGTGGGCATCCTGCCGAAGAACGGCGTCGCGGACAATCCGCACCGTGGTGCTTCGAGATCGAATACGTCTCTCGGCGGGCCGACAGACAACGAATTCCGTCGATTTTTCGATCTCTGCCGTGGAATCCGTAGCTCAGTCGCCGTGGGCGAGCAGCGCGAGCAGCAGTTCCGCGCGGACCCGCGCGCTGTCCAGATCGCGGTCGAGCAGGTCGCGCACCGTGCCGATGCG
This region includes:
- a CDS encoding Lrp/AsnC family transcriptional regulator, with amino-acid sequence MPTVTDQEINRQARPMLDEISKRIIAQLQEDGRRPYATIGKAVGLSEAAVRQRVQRLSDAGVIQIVAVSDPLQVGLFRQAMIAITVDGPLRPVADALAAMDEITYVVECAGRYDILCEAVCADDAALLELVSDRLRRLAQVRHAEIMVYLELRKQTYRWGAR